The Silene latifolia isolate original U9 population chromosome X, ASM4854445v1, whole genome shotgun sequence genome contains the following window.
AAAAAGACCTATCATGAAAAATGTATTCCTTGGACCAGCATATCCAAATGGAATCATAGTTATAACAATACTTCTAAAACATTTTTAACAAAAGTGTTTTATTCCAACTTAAAACTTTCCTTATGTCAAACCCTCTTGTTTTCTCTCTCTACACACCTTGCTCCAACTGAAGAAAACCATCCACCTGTGAGATCCGTCTCCCCAAAGGAACTGCCTACAATCTTTCACAATACCCTGGATAATCCTCTTTCGTAGCAGGATGAAAGCACACCAAAAAGATTCAATGCCAAAAACCACATAGTTTAACAGTTGAACTTTACCCGCATAGGAGAGTTGTTGACTAGTCCAATACCCAACATTACCTCTGATCTTTGACATAAGTGGTTGGAACATATCCCTGGTTAGGCTAGAAAAATGAAGGGGAGTACCCAGATATTTAAAGGGAAAAGATTAATTTATCACATAATAACGATTATAACCCTAATTACATATATTGAGTTTCTACCGTTATATTCTCTATTGAAAATTTGCCCAGAAATTACGAAACCCTAGTTTTTGAATTAATATTAAGAAACTcatatactattaaataattgtTACTAATTTCACAATATATATGTTTGAATTAATTATAGCATGGATCGAAGTTGGATGTATGAAAAGCGTGATTTTGAGTATCTTAAAAGGCTCGGTGAATTTATAACTCAAGTTGTTGAACATCAAAAATGACACGGGGATGATGAACAACTCATGTGCCCGTGTAGCGCATGTAAGAATCGAAAGAAGGTGAATTCTTCAAGTGAAATGCAAGAACATTTGATATTAAAGGGCTTTAAACCAAATTATACCGTGTGGATATGGCACGGAGAGAACGAGAATGATATTCCTAATTGTCTCACCGCCATAAATGTTGAGAAACAAGTTGATAATATTATGGTTGATTTTGAGGTAATTGGAGAGGATTGTAATAACAATGAGGTTAATGAGTATAGTGATGATAAGGAGTGTAATATAGAGGATGATAATGTCGACCATATGATGGATGATCTTGAAAAAGATTTTGTTGATTGTCCGGAAATTTTTCAAATGTTGGTTAGTGATTCAAAGAAGCCGTTATTTCCGGGTTACTCTAAATTTACCCGTCTATCAGCGGTGTTGAAGTTGTACACCCTAAAAGTTGGGAACGGGTGGAGCGATAAGAGTTTTACTGCTTTATTAAAACTCTTGTCTGATATGTTTCCGGAAGGTAATGAGCTTCCCACTAACACTTATCGATGTAAGAAAGTGCTCTGTCCCCTCGCTACGAATTACCAAAAAATCCATGCGTGCCCGAGTGACTGCATTTTGTACCGTAAAGACTACAGTGACTTAGATGAGTACCCACGATGCAAGAATTCAAGGTATAAGCTTAAAGAAGGTCGTAAAAAAGGGGGTACGGCCAAGACCTTATGGTATTTATCAATAATACCATGGTTTAAGCGTTTGTTTGCAAATCCGAAGGATGCCGAGTATATGTTATGGCATGACAAAGGGAGGAAGAAAGATGGCAAGTTACAACATGTCGGTGATGCTCCTCAGTGGAGAACAATCGATAGAGATTTCCCGGAATTTGGTAGTGAACCTATAAATTTAAGATTAGGGCTTTGCACGGACGGAATTAATCCTTTCAGAACTCAAAGTACCCAGCATAGTACTTGGGCAATAATGTTAATAATTTACAATCTCCCTCATTGTCTTACTACAAAGAGCAAATACATTTTATTGACCATGTTAATATCAGGTCCTAAACAACCGGGTAATGACATTGACGTGTATCTAGAGCCACTAATAGAGGATTTGAAAATGTTGTGGAATATTGGAGTGGAGATGTTTGATGCAGCTAGCGGTTCAAAATTTCAAATGCGTGCTATGTTGTACTGCACTATCAATGACTTTCCTGCGTATGGTAACCTCTCAGGTTATAGGCTGAAGACCGATAAGGGGTGTCCTGTATGTGATGATGACACAGAGGCCGAATGGTTGGAGCACTCTGGGAAATATGTTTACATGTGTCATCGCTGAGGGCTTGACCCGGGCCATCAATATCGTAAGAGGAAGAAGGCATTCTATGGTAAAACTGAACACCGGTCAGCCCCTTTAGTTCTAAGTGGAAAAGAGTATCACGCACGGGTTAAAAACAAGTA
Protein-coding sequences here:
- the LOC141620578 gene encoding uncharacterized protein LOC141620578; this translates as MCPCSACKNRKKVNSSSEMQEHLILKGFKPNYTVWIWHGENENDIPNCLTAINVEKQVDNIMVDFEVIGEDCNNNEVNEYSDDKECNIEDDNVDHMMDDLEKDFVDCPEIFQMLVSDSKKPLFPGYSKFTRLSAVLKLYTLKVGNGWSDKSFTALLKLLSDMFPEGNELPTNTYRCKKVLCPLATNYQKIHACPSDCILYRKDYSDLDEYPRCKNSRYKLKEGRKKGGTAKTLWYLSIIPWFKRLFANPKDAEYMLWHDKGRKKDGKLQHVGDAPQWRTIDRDFPEFGSEPINLRLGLCTDGINPFRTQSTQHSTWAIMLIIYNLPHCLTTKSKYILLTMLISGPKQPGNDIDVYLEPLIEDLKMLWNIGVEMFDAASGSKFQMRAMLYCTINDFPAYGNLSGYRLKTDKGCPVCDDDTEAEWLEHSGKYVYMCHR